A stretch of Treponema vincentii F0403 DNA encodes these proteins:
- a CDS encoding InlB B-repeat-containing protein → MSFEKLPPELFAVNFSVDGGNGTLKATVDGSEINSGNKVEHGKTVTFTATPDAGYTVKEWKADGAVVTGSTSNTYTCTVTKALTVKVNFLAGGASYTVKHYQEKAEGGYPAEPTETENLNGTVGTNAAYTPKNYTGFTYKSALTKVNNTVQTEGTINADSSTVVELYYERNTVNVTFKLAGGNVSGNTADIIKTGKYGTALTAPAPAPEREGYAFKGWSPEPPTPFLFPKANAAYTAQWAPVYAITFGVDGGVGGTLKATVGETEINSGDKVEHGKTVTFTATPDTGYRVKGWTLDGTAIAEAGTNTEYTLTVTKPAAVTVSFEPKKALLTLEAGKNTVKVKAKTADGKPITVEGCNETELANEAETTLTAKVAGTQIALIGELTELNCRGSEDTSNRSLVALDVSGCTALQKLDCAKNQLTALDVQGLKDLQELNCRSNQIPELNVHGLTALQKLNCTGNKLTTLNVQDLTALKELDCQSNKELTALHVHGCTALQKLNCRFNKLTALDVSGLTALQELDCQSNQLKTLNVSGLTALQELDCNTNQLKTLNV, encoded by the coding sequence GTGAGCTTTGAAAAGCTACCGCCCGAATTGTTCGCGGTAAACTTCAGTGTAGACGGCGGGAACGGCACGCTGAAAGCGACGGTCGACGGAAGCGAAATCAATTCGGGCAACAAGGTTGAGCACGGTAAAACCGTAACCTTTACGGCAACGCCGGATGCAGGCTATACGGTAAAAGAATGGAAGGCAGACGGCGCCGTTGTTACAGGCAGCACGTCAAACACCTATACCTGCACCGTAACAAAAGCGCTAACCGTTAAGGTAAACTTTCTTGCAGGCGGAGCTTCGTATACGGTAAAACACTATCAGGAAAAAGCGGAAGGCGGCTATCCTGCAGAACCGACGGAAACCGAAAACTTAAACGGTACGGTCGGAACAAACGCTGCATACACGCCGAAAAACTACACAGGCTTTACCTACAAGTCTGCGCTTACCAAAGTAAACAACACCGTACAGACAGAAGGTACGATAAATGCTGACAGCAGCACCGTCGTAGAACTCTATTACGAGCGCAATACGGTGAACGTAACCTTTAAACTTGCAGGCGGCAATGTCAGCGGCAATACGGCCGATATCATAAAAACAGGCAAATACGGAACAGCCTTGACCGCACCCGCACCCGCTCCCGAACGAGAGGGTTACGCTTTTAAAGGATGGTCTCCCGAACCGCCTACACCGTTTCTCTTTCCTAAAGCTAATGCCGCATACACCGCACAGTGGGCGCCGGTTTATGCAATCACCTTCGGCGTAGACGGTGGTGTCGGCGGTACGCTTAAAGCAACGGTCGGCGAAACCGAAATCAACTCGGGCGACAAGGTCGAGCACGGCAAAACCGTAACCTTTACCGCAACGCCGGACACTGGTTACCGTGTAAAGGGTTGGACGCTTGACGGAACAGCCATCGCCGAAGCAGGCACAAACACAGAATACACGCTTACTGTAACAAAGCCTGCCGCCGTCACCGTAAGCTTTGAGCCAAAAAAAGCCCTCCTCACCCTTGAGGCAGGCAAAAACACCGTGAAAGTGAAGGCAAAGACAGCTGACGGCAAGCCCATAACTGTGGAAGGCTGCAACGAGACCGAGCTTGCAAACGAGGCGGAAACCACACTGACCGCAAAAGTGGCGGGAACACAAATTGCCCTAATAGGAGAGCTCACCGAGCTTAACTGTAGAGGCTCAGAAGACACTAGCAATAGATCGCTGGTTGCCCTTGACGTGTCAGGATGCACTGCCTTGCAAAAGCTTGACTGTGCCAAAAACCAGCTCACCGCCCTTGACGTGCAAGGCTTAAAGGATTTGCAAGAGCTTAACTGCAGAAGCAATCAGATACCTGAGCTTAACGTGCACGGCTTAACCGCATTGCAAAAGCTTAACTGCACAGGCAATAAGCTTACCACCCTTAACGTGCAGGACTTAACTGCTTTGAAAGAGCTTGACTGCCAAAGCAATAAGGAGCTTACCGCCCTTCACGTGCACGGCTGTACCGCCTTGCAAAAGCTTAACTGCCGGTTCAATAAGCTCACCGCCCTTGACGTGTCAGGCTTAACCGCATTGCAAGAGCTTGACTGCCAAAGCAATCAGCTCAAGACCCTTAACGTGTCGGGCTTAACCGCTTTGCAAGAGCTTGACTGCAACACCAATCAGCTCAAGACCCTTAACGTG
- a CDS encoding ATP-binding cassette domain-containing protein, protein MPTIRNVSKTYGRSAGKAVDNLSFKAKTGEVFGFLGSNGAGKTTIIKMITGVIAPGSIPVQPQQSVSALTIFYCNHGSF, encoded by the coding sequence ATGCCTACGATACGGAATGTTTCAAAAACGTATGGCCGGTCGGCGGGAAAGGCGGTTGATAACCTCTCTTTTAAGGCGAAAACCGGAGAGGTTTTCGGTTTTTTGGGGTCGAACGGAGCGGGAAAAACGACGATCATCAAAATGATCACCGGTGTCATTGCGCCCGGTTCGATTCCGGTGCAGCCGCAGCAGTCCGTGTCCGCCCTTACGATCTTTTACTGTAACCATGGTTCTTTTTAA
- a CDS encoding glycosyltransferase family 2 protein: protein MSFILRAARSRHATRQKPLVSLCVPLYGTEGLVGRFLDSVLQQDSAPLFETVIVNDGSPGAKELRCIIKTYAKQFKERGLPLVFLEHSKNLGTLEARRTATNAVSGEHLIFVDPDDELPPDALRILYDAACASGADIIHGSIAVFGTEGEPEARIEAFNKKAQNVYEGILTGNKILRAFIVENGYSGFVCGKLFKTALVQKAYTEIPFTYCTMAEDLLLYFFIALHAGTYFGIPDTIYNYRINTGVTSRREITELAAWQKVCSASSVFTILLSYLNEHPAIGSEIGEAVRELGRMYYADNLKQLELCVTPALQEEAKAMFDEWWERG from the coding sequence ATGAGCTTTATTCTTCGTGCTGCACGCTCTCGGCATGCGACACGGCAAAAGCCGCTCGTAAGCCTCTGTGTTCCCCTTTACGGGACGGAGGGGCTTGTCGGGCGGTTTTTAGACAGCGTGTTGCAGCAGGACTCTGCGCCGCTTTTTGAAACTGTCATTGTAAACGACGGCAGTCCCGGCGCAAAAGAACTCAGGTGCATCATTAAAACGTACGCCAAGCAGTTTAAAGAGCGGGGACTGCCGCTCGTATTTTTGGAACATAGCAAAAACCTCGGGACGCTTGAAGCGCGGCGTACGGCAACAAATGCGGTATCGGGCGAACACCTCATCTTTGTCGACCCCGACGATGAGCTCCCGCCCGATGCACTCCGTATCTTGTACGATGCAGCCTGTGCGTCCGGTGCGGATATTATACATGGTAGTATTGCCGTATTCGGTACGGAAGGGGAGCCCGAAGCGCGGATCGAAGCCTTTAATAAGAAGGCTCAAAACGTGTACGAGGGCATTTTGACCGGCAACAAAATCCTTCGTGCGTTTATTGTTGAAAACGGATACAGCGGCTTTGTATGCGGAAAGCTCTTTAAAACCGCCCTTGTTCAAAAAGCATACACAGAAATTCCCTTTACCTACTGCACCATGGCGGAAGACCTGTTGCTCTATTTTTTTATCGCCTTACATGCCGGTACGTATTTCGGCATACCCGATACTATCTATAACTATCGCATCAACACCGGTGTAACGTCCCGCAGGGAAATCACCGAGCTTGCCGCATGGCAAAAGGTGTGTTCCGCCTCTTCGGTTTTTACTATTCTTCTGTCTTATTTGAATGAACATCCCGCTATCGGCAGCGAGATAGGAGAAGCGGTACGGGAACTCGGCCGTATGTACTATGCCGATAACCTCAAACAGTTGGAACTCTGCGTTACGCCTGCCTTACAGGAAGAGGCAAAGGCGATGTTTGACGAATGGTGGGAGAGGGGGTGA
- the radC gene encoding RadC family protein, which produces MTVNQNMKEKPNIRERLLKYGAEKLSDVDLLAVLLHTGIANKPVTKLAEEIIRHIDTRKAESIEAALQTVNGIGEAKLSTILAAFELGRRYYGVGGEKIRHPCDIVPFLRHYSVRKQEQFICTSLNGAHEISAIRVVSVGTLTHTLVHPREVFADPLADRAAAVIIAHNHPSGSLEPSAEDLTLTRRLYQAGNLLGIEVLDHIILSPNGEYLSFIESGFPLG; this is translated from the coding sequence ATGACTGTAAATCAAAATATGAAGGAAAAACCGAATATACGGGAACGTCTTTTAAAGTATGGGGCGGAAAAGCTGAGCGATGTCGATTTGCTTGCCGTTCTCCTGCATACCGGTATTGCGAATAAGCCGGTAACAAAACTGGCGGAAGAAATTATCCGGCATATCGATACTCGCAAAGCGGAAAGCATTGAAGCGGCATTACAGACCGTTAACGGAATAGGAGAAGCAAAGCTGTCAACTATTCTTGCGGCATTCGAGCTTGGAAGGCGGTATTACGGTGTTGGGGGTGAAAAAATCCGCCACCCGTGTGATATTGTCCCCTTCTTGCGGCACTATTCGGTTCGTAAGCAAGAGCAGTTTATCTGCACCTCGCTAAACGGCGCACACGAAATTTCGGCAATCCGCGTAGTGTCGGTCGGGACGCTGACGCATACGCTCGTTCATCCGCGAGAGGTATTTGCCGACCCGCTTGCCGACAGAGCCGCCGCAGTTATTATTGCGCATAACCATCCGTCCGGCAGTTTGGAACCGTCGGCAGAGGACTTAACGCTTACGAGGAGACTTTATCAGGCAGGTAATCTTTTGGGAATTGAGGTGTTGGATCATATCATTCTGTCGCCGAACGGCGAGTATCTGAGTTTTATTGAATCCGGCTTTCCGCTCGGGTAA
- a CDS encoding poly(ethylene terephthalate) hydrolase family protein → MKIYKKTSCLQCKFFFLVLPFLLIGAAVPYAQSVNALVEYEVAVLNPESFEKYNHIYDYELNQTFAAPELTDKAIFDAPLTVFYPVLEGTYPLVIICHGWKVSKKPNASLARYLASQGYVTAILSAKKKDYPEDFIASFEAAYSLLKKANENASSLLFNRIEISKTAVIGHSMGGTAALHFAKGRSDISAVIALNPYNRAPFLIELVAGKNEVLGTDLATLQTPVLIFTGSNDQVAYPEKTFEFYRNCNTSAPAAFLSVKDSGHSGSLDGSGNILSGWFNGELYMRYRFLILGWLDLFLKQAISDASLPYLQPAAFEAIKGWFYSTDKERYPAYTFRNFLRR, encoded by the coding sequence ATGAAAATATATAAAAAGACGTCATGTCTACAGTGTAAATTTTTCTTTCTTGTTTTACCGTTTCTGTTAATCGGCGCCGCCGTACCGTATGCACAAAGCGTTAACGCCTTAGTTGAATATGAAGTTGCCGTATTGAATCCTGAATCTTTTGAAAAATATAATCACATATATGACTATGAACTCAATCAAACTTTTGCCGCGCCTGAATTAACCGATAAAGCTATTTTCGACGCTCCGCTCACGGTATTTTATCCCGTGCTTGAAGGAACGTACCCGCTTGTTATTATCTGCCATGGATGGAAAGTTTCAAAAAAACCGAATGCAAGCTTAGCCCGTTATCTTGCCTCTCAAGGCTATGTTACGGCAATTCTTTCGGCAAAGAAGAAAGATTACCCTGAAGACTTTATTGCATCATTTGAAGCGGCGTATTCACTTTTAAAGAAAGCAAACGAAAATGCCTCAAGCCTTTTGTTTAACCGTATCGAAATAAGCAAAACAGCCGTAATCGGACACTCTATGGGAGGAACGGCCGCACTGCACTTTGCAAAAGGGCGTTCCGATATCAGTGCCGTTATAGCGCTGAATCCCTATAACCGTGCTCCTTTTCTTATAGAATTAGTCGCCGGTAAAAATGAAGTGCTCGGAACCGATCTTGCAACGCTGCAAACACCGGTTCTTATTTTTACCGGCAGCAATGATCAGGTAGCCTATCCCGAAAAAACCTTTGAATTTTACCGAAACTGCAATACTTCCGCCCCGGCGGCTTTTTTATCCGTTAAAGACAGCGGCCACAGCGGTTCGCTCGACGGTTCGGGAAATATCCTTTCAGGCTGGTTCAACGGCGAACTCTATATGCGCTACCGCTTTTTGATACTCGGCTGGCTCGACCTATTCTTAAAGCAGGCAATATCGGATGCTTCCCTTCCGTACTTACAACCGGCCGCTTTTGAAGCGATAAAAGGCTGGTTTTACTCTACCGATAAGGAACGCTATCCCGCATATACTTTCCGTAACTTTTTACGCCGCTAA
- a CDS encoding FprA family A-type flavoprotein, producing MKAQEISAGVYCIHADICARTSRFEGLWLLPQGVSINSYIVKGEKTALIDIVRDWDGSLKSYTEQLESIGLSFKDIDYLILNHLEPDHCDLIEYVHSCNPQAEVISTSKGLAMVEKFFKVHGNLHAVKTGDSLDLGGGQILQFYETPNVHWPETMMTYNPAGKVLFSCDAFGSYGAIGEKIFDDQHSEESLKFYEAEALRYYSNIVASFSTFVVKALDKLASLDIRCIAPSHGLIWRSDVQRIFSLYKRFAGYNTGGGCEKEICIIWGSMYGYTKQGLDAVIKGIESEQVPYTIHDIPDTDVSYILGDAYKAAGLVLAMPTYEYKMFPPMAYVLDLFERKHITDKTVLRIGNWGWSGGAKKEYEQKIANLKWNQLEQYEWQGKLLDADLRLLEGRGAELARTIKNGVQA from the coding sequence ATGAAAGCACAAGAAATAAGTGCGGGGGTGTATTGTATCCATGCGGATATTTGTGCACGTACCAGCCGATTTGAAGGCCTGTGGCTGCTGCCTCAAGGGGTAAGCATTAATTCATACATCGTAAAAGGCGAAAAAACCGCTTTGATTGACATTGTCCGCGATTGGGACGGCTCTTTAAAAAGCTACACTGAGCAGCTGGAGTCCATCGGGCTTTCATTCAAAGACATCGATTATCTTATCCTGAATCACTTGGAGCCGGATCACTGCGATTTAATCGAGTATGTTCATTCCTGTAATCCGCAAGCGGAAGTCATTAGCACTTCAAAAGGACTTGCGATGGTCGAGAAATTTTTTAAAGTACACGGGAATCTTCATGCGGTTAAAACGGGCGATAGCCTTGACCTCGGCGGCGGACAGATTCTTCAATTCTACGAAACGCCGAACGTACACTGGCCTGAAACGATGATGACGTATAATCCTGCCGGTAAAGTGCTCTTTTCCTGCGATGCATTCGGCTCTTACGGCGCTATCGGCGAAAAAATCTTTGACGATCAGCATTCGGAAGAATCGCTCAAGTTTTACGAAGCCGAAGCATTGCGCTATTATTCCAATATCGTTGCAAGTTTCAGCACCTTTGTCGTAAAAGCCTTGGATAAACTCGCCTCGCTGGACATCCGATGTATTGCACCGAGTCACGGCCTTATCTGGCGCTCCGATGTACAACGGATTTTTTCTCTTTATAAACGATTTGCAGGTTATAATACCGGCGGCGGATGCGAAAAAGAAATCTGCATTATCTGGGGTTCCATGTACGGATATACAAAACAGGGGCTCGATGCCGTCATCAAAGGAATTGAATCGGAACAAGTACCTTATACCATCCACGATATTCCCGACACGGATGTATCCTATATACTGGGTGATGCGTACAAGGCTGCGGGGCTGGTACTCGCAATGCCGACGTATGAATATAAGATGTTCCCGCCGATGGCCTACGTGTTGGATTTGTTTGAACGCAAACACATCACCGATAAAACGGTACTGCGCATCGGAAACTGGGGATGGTCGGGCGGCGCAAAGAAGGAATACGAGCAGAAAATAGCCAACCTGAAATGGAATCAACTGGAGCAGTATGAATGGCAAGGAAAGCTGCTTGACGCCGATCTCCGGCTGCTTGAAGGACGGGGCGCTGAACTCGCCCGCACGATCAAAAACGGTGTCCAAGCATAA